In a genomic window of Tripterygium wilfordii isolate XIE 37 chromosome 8, ASM1340144v1, whole genome shotgun sequence:
- the LOC120003849 gene encoding beta-glucosidase 11-like isoform X1 has protein sequence MAVWKAFSFSWWLVVLVLLINTSLIVNGASAFSRKDFPPGFVFGSGTSAYQVEGAVNEDGRTPSIWDTFTHSGNMGRETGDVACDEYHKYKEDVQLMVKTGLEAYRFSISWSRLIPGGRGPVNPKGLQYYDNLINELVSHGIQPHVTLHHYDLPQTLEDEYGGWLNQKIIKDFTAYADMCFRAFGDRVSYWTTLNEPNIFALGSYGQGITPPGRCSAPFGVNCIKGNSSTEPYLALHHMLLAHASAARLYRKKYQGKQHGFIGLSLYLFGVIPLTNSREDIIATGRAKDFYIGWVANPLFFGDYPDIMKKNVGSRLPAFTDYESELVKDSFDFIGLIHYCNIYVQDNSFSLTLDYRDFMADMATNIISDILTDEYPIEPWGLQGALEYIKQVYGNPPIYIYENGQSAPRNSSLEDTSRIKYLHAYIGAVLDAVRNGSDVRGYFTWSFLDVFELLDGYKSGFGLFYVDLDDPDLKRYPKLSAYWYSNFLKGGSITSYTIIDEKNLSTLTTGHSVL, from the exons ATGGCTGTGTGGAAGGCGTTTAGCTTCTCTTGGTGGCTTGTTGTGCTTGTACTGTTAATCAATACAAGCCTAATAGTCAATGGTGCTAGTGCGTTTAGCAGAAAGGACTTCCCTCCTGGCTTTGTTTTTGGTTCTGGAACTTCTGCTTATCAG GTTGAAGGAGCAGTGAATGAGGATGGTAGGACTCCAAGCATTTGGGATACCTTCACTCATTCTG GGAATATGGGTAGGGAGACTGGAGACGTAGCATGTGATGAGTACCACAAGTACAAG GAAGATGTCCAACTCATGGTTAAGACTGGCTTAGAAGCCTATAGATTTTCCATATCATGGTCAAGACTTATTCCAG GTGGTAGAGGACCTGTCAATCCAAAGGGCTTACAATACTACGACAACCTCATCAATGAACTTGTTAGTCATG GAATCCAACCTCATGTTACATTACACCACTATGATCTCCCACAGACACTTGAAGATGAGTATGGAGGATGGCTAAATCAAAAGATTAT CAAGGACTTCACAGCTTATGCAGACATGTGCTTCAGAGCTTTTGGCGACAGGGTTTCTTATTGGACCACCTTAAATGAACCCAATATCTTTGCTTTGGGAAGTTATGGCCAAGGTATCACTCCACCTGGAAGATGTTCAGCTCCATTTGGAGTTAACTGCATCAAAGGCAACTCCTCAACTGAGCCATACTTGGCACTTCATCATATGCTGTTAGCACATGCATCAGCTGCAAGATTGTACAGAAAGAAGTATCAG GGGAAGCAACATGGATTTATAGGACTCTCCCTCTATTTGTTCGGGGTCATCCCTTTAACGAACTCAAGGGAGGATATAATTGCGACTGGAAGAGCTAAAGACTTCTATATTGGTTG GGTTGCAAATCCCCTTTTCTTTGGGGACTACCCCGacataatgaagaaaaatgtaggCTCGAGACTTCCAGCCTTCACTGACTATGAATCTGAACTGGTTAAAGATTCATTTGACTTCATAGGACTGATACATTACTGCAATATCTATGTCCAAGACAACTCCTTCAGTTTGACACTGGATTATAGAGATTTTATGGCAGACATGGCGACTAACATTATCA GTGATATATTGACAGATGAG TACCCTATAGAACCCTGGGGTTTGCAGGGAGCGTTAGAGTATATTAAGCAAGTTTATGGCAACCCTCCTATATATATTTACGAAAATG GTCAGAGCGCTCCCCGCAATTCTTCATTGGAGGATACTTCAAGGATAAAATATCTGCATGCATACATTGGGGCTGTGCTAGATGCAGTGAG GAACGGATCAGATGTAAGAGGGTACTTCACATGGTCCTTTCTGGATGTTTTCGAGTTATTGGACGGCTACAAATCTGGTTTTGGCCTATTTTACGTTGACCTCGACGACCCAGACTTGAAAAGATACCCAAAGCTCTCTGCATACTGGTACTCCAATTTTCTGAAGGGAGGAAGCATTACTTCATATACAATTATTGATGAAAAAAACCTATCTACCCTTACTACTGGCCACTCTGTTCTGTGA
- the LOC120003852 gene encoding phytochrome A-associated F-box protein — translation MTTMAETTFSKLSDDVVLNIFSKLEDDPRHWARLACVCTKFSSLIRNICWKDKCNAAIPAVVSDLLFSSSSAPPGGWAALFKLSVCCPGLLNVGFLFKDSDFGLERELGPDENFSLAGTAIKHPCSNCDLVVSASAAGGAGTSVSDSDCSWSMYDDLYFDTVYDVSEGPDAVQSSNEEVVEKGYGRVGHDFHTRKRRKICRLLRSHLASGVWNLSREQGNKLLASQFRDDCLYICDFPGCIHIEEKRNYMLFRGVFKNFKRSRVWRTINDGNRRKIDLNCAFCACNETWDLHSAFCLRRVFRGFHDDGDPIVRAYVCENGHVSGAWTDLPLYT, via the coding sequence ATGACAACGATGGCCGAAACAACCTTCTCCAAACTCTCCGACGATGTGGTCCTCAACATCTTCTCCAAGCTTGAAGATGATCCGCGTCACTGGGCCAGATTGGCTTGCGTCTGCACCAAGTTCTCTTCTCTTATTCGAAACATTTGCTGGAAGGACAAGTGCAACGCCGCCATCCCCGCTGTCGTTTCGGATCTCCTTTTCTCCTCGTCATCGGCGCCGCCTGGAGGCTGGGCTGCCCTTTTTAAGCTCTCCGTCTGCTGCCCTGGCCTTCTCAACGTCGGGTTTTTATTCAAGGATTCAGACTTTGGCCTTGAACGTGAGCTTGGCCCAGATGAGAATTTCAGCTTAGCTGGCACGGCAATCAAACATCCATGCTCCAATTGTGATCTAGTAGTGTCTGCTTCTGCTGCTGGTGGTGCTGGTACGTCTGTCTCTGACTCTGATTGCTCTTGGTCGATGTACGACGATCTGTATTTCGACACCGTTTATGATGTCTCCGAAGGGCCAGATGCGGTTCAGAGTAGTAACGAGGAGGTCGTGGAGAAGGGGTACGGGAGAGTTGGGCATGATTTTCATACGCGTAAGAGGAGAAAAATTTGTCGATTGCTTAGGTCTCATTTGGCGTCAGGGGTTTGGAATTTGAGTCGGGAGCAAGGGAACAAGCTGTTGGCGAGCCAATTTAGGGATGATTGTTTGTATATCTGCGATTTTCCTGGGTGTATACACATCGAAGAGAAGCGAAATTACATGCTTTTCAGGGGtgttttcaaaaacttcaaGCGGTCCCGGGTGTGGAGGACAATCAATGATGGGAACCGCAGGAAGATTGATCTGAATTGTGCTTTTTGTGCGTGCAATGAGACCTGGGATCTGCACTCTGCATTCTGTTTGAGGCGGGTCTTTCGGGGTTTCCATGACGATGGAGACCCTATTGTTCGAGCTTATGTCTGTGAGAATGGGCATGTTTCTGGGGCCTGGACTGACTTGCCATTATACACTTAA
- the LOC120003849 gene encoding beta-glucosidase 11-like isoform X4, with product MAVWKAFSFSWWLVVLVLLINTSLIVNGASAFSRKDFPPGFVFGSGTSAYQVEGAVNEDGRTPSIWDTFTHSGNMGRETGDVACDEYHKYKEDVQLMVKTGLEAYRFSISWSRLIPGGRGPVNPKGLQYYDNLINELVSHGIQPHVTLHHYDLPQTLEDEYGGWLNQKIIKDFTAYADMCFRAFGDRVSYWTTLNEPNIFALGSYGQGITPPGRCSAPFGVNCIKGNSSTEPYLALHHMLLAHASAARLYRKKYQGKQHGFIGLSLYLFGVIPLTNSREDIIATGRAKDFYIGWVANPLFFGDYPDIMKKNVGSRLPAFTDYESELVKDSFDFIGLIHYCNIYVQDNSFSLTLDYRDFMADMATNIIKFSRCKLDL from the exons ATGGCTGTGTGGAAGGCGTTTAGCTTCTCTTGGTGGCTTGTTGTGCTTGTACTGTTAATCAATACAAGCCTAATAGTCAATGGTGCTAGTGCGTTTAGCAGAAAGGACTTCCCTCCTGGCTTTGTTTTTGGTTCTGGAACTTCTGCTTATCAG GTTGAAGGAGCAGTGAATGAGGATGGTAGGACTCCAAGCATTTGGGATACCTTCACTCATTCTG GGAATATGGGTAGGGAGACTGGAGACGTAGCATGTGATGAGTACCACAAGTACAAG GAAGATGTCCAACTCATGGTTAAGACTGGCTTAGAAGCCTATAGATTTTCCATATCATGGTCAAGACTTATTCCAG GTGGTAGAGGACCTGTCAATCCAAAGGGCTTACAATACTACGACAACCTCATCAATGAACTTGTTAGTCATG GAATCCAACCTCATGTTACATTACACCACTATGATCTCCCACAGACACTTGAAGATGAGTATGGAGGATGGCTAAATCAAAAGATTAT CAAGGACTTCACAGCTTATGCAGACATGTGCTTCAGAGCTTTTGGCGACAGGGTTTCTTATTGGACCACCTTAAATGAACCCAATATCTTTGCTTTGGGAAGTTATGGCCAAGGTATCACTCCACCTGGAAGATGTTCAGCTCCATTTGGAGTTAACTGCATCAAAGGCAACTCCTCAACTGAGCCATACTTGGCACTTCATCATATGCTGTTAGCACATGCATCAGCTGCAAGATTGTACAGAAAGAAGTATCAG GGGAAGCAACATGGATTTATAGGACTCTCCCTCTATTTGTTCGGGGTCATCCCTTTAACGAACTCAAGGGAGGATATAATTGCGACTGGAAGAGCTAAAGACTTCTATATTGGTTG GGTTGCAAATCCCCTTTTCTTTGGGGACTACCCCGacataatgaagaaaaatgtaggCTCGAGACTTCCAGCCTTCACTGACTATGAATCTGAACTGGTTAAAGATTCATTTGACTTCATAGGACTGATACATTACTGCAATATCTATGTCCAAGACAACTCCTTCAGTTTGACACTGGATTATAGAGATTTTATGGCAGACATGGCGACTAACATTATCA AATTCTCCAGGTGTAAGCTTGACTTATAA
- the LOC120003849 gene encoding beta-glucosidase 11-like isoform X3, with protein sequence MGRETGDVACDEYHKYKEDVQLMVKTGLEAYRFSISWSRLIPGGRGPVNPKGLQYYDNLINELVSHGIQPHVTLHHYDLPQTLEDEYGGWLNQKIIKDFTAYADMCFRAFGDRVSYWTTLNEPNIFALGSYGQGITPPGRCSAPFGVNCIKGNSSTEPYLALHHMLLAHASAARLYRKKYQGKQHGFIGLSLYLFGVIPLTNSREDIIATGRAKDFYIGWVANPLFFGDYPDIMKKNVGSRLPAFTDYESELVKDSFDFIGLIHYCNIYVQDNSFSLTLDYRDFMADMATNIISDILTDEYPIEPWGLQGALEYIKQVYGNPPIYIYENGQSAPRNSSLEDTSRIKYLHAYIGAVLDAVRNGSDVRGYFTWSFLDVFELLDGYKSGFGLFYVDLDDPDLKRYPKLSAYWYSNFLKGGSITSYTIIDEKNLSTLTTGHSVL encoded by the exons ATGGGTAGGGAGACTGGAGACGTAGCATGTGATGAGTACCACAAGTACAAG GAAGATGTCCAACTCATGGTTAAGACTGGCTTAGAAGCCTATAGATTTTCCATATCATGGTCAAGACTTATTCCAG GTGGTAGAGGACCTGTCAATCCAAAGGGCTTACAATACTACGACAACCTCATCAATGAACTTGTTAGTCATG GAATCCAACCTCATGTTACATTACACCACTATGATCTCCCACAGACACTTGAAGATGAGTATGGAGGATGGCTAAATCAAAAGATTAT CAAGGACTTCACAGCTTATGCAGACATGTGCTTCAGAGCTTTTGGCGACAGGGTTTCTTATTGGACCACCTTAAATGAACCCAATATCTTTGCTTTGGGAAGTTATGGCCAAGGTATCACTCCACCTGGAAGATGTTCAGCTCCATTTGGAGTTAACTGCATCAAAGGCAACTCCTCAACTGAGCCATACTTGGCACTTCATCATATGCTGTTAGCACATGCATCAGCTGCAAGATTGTACAGAAAGAAGTATCAG GGGAAGCAACATGGATTTATAGGACTCTCCCTCTATTTGTTCGGGGTCATCCCTTTAACGAACTCAAGGGAGGATATAATTGCGACTGGAAGAGCTAAAGACTTCTATATTGGTTG GGTTGCAAATCCCCTTTTCTTTGGGGACTACCCCGacataatgaagaaaaatgtaggCTCGAGACTTCCAGCCTTCACTGACTATGAATCTGAACTGGTTAAAGATTCATTTGACTTCATAGGACTGATACATTACTGCAATATCTATGTCCAAGACAACTCCTTCAGTTTGACACTGGATTATAGAGATTTTATGGCAGACATGGCGACTAACATTATCA GTGATATATTGACAGATGAG TACCCTATAGAACCCTGGGGTTTGCAGGGAGCGTTAGAGTATATTAAGCAAGTTTATGGCAACCCTCCTATATATATTTACGAAAATG GTCAGAGCGCTCCCCGCAATTCTTCATTGGAGGATACTTCAAGGATAAAATATCTGCATGCATACATTGGGGCTGTGCTAGATGCAGTGAG GAACGGATCAGATGTAAGAGGGTACTTCACATGGTCCTTTCTGGATGTTTTCGAGTTATTGGACGGCTACAAATCTGGTTTTGGCCTATTTTACGTTGACCTCGACGACCCAGACTTGAAAAGATACCCAAAGCTCTCTGCATACTGGTACTCCAATTTTCTGAAGGGAGGAAGCATTACTTCATATACAATTATTGATGAAAAAAACCTATCTACCCTTACTACTGGCCACTCTGTTCTGTGA
- the LOC120003851 gene encoding E3 ubiquitin-protein ligase RFI2-like isoform X1, with product MARSNDTDRDHNLDRLVDDHPDGDGELPYSGISCSICLDSVEDNGVRSTAKLQCGHGFHLDCIGSAFNMKGAMQCPNCRKVEKGQWLYVTGPVRSLPELSMDNLITDEDVYGLSFSEMPFRVQWCPLGDLAQPGSSFEEVESPSTMFQNMHGHPPIFADQTAIPVAHSYVTYVGPIPPASSGPTDTVVDSSSRSWNGASRRSEIFNLLASPALTSQYPGWSSYSTPLPLPGGHSIGADPNPVPPVTLRPSRGDVDTVTMPRALTQPFVFHHGSGPRGGSSLATSIPPRHPLGSVQNGESHHVFYPFPYQQQSNHPQGMPSPLGHGIRRFDVPRSTPMAVPAPPLHVDHNGGFYMVPPSLSARNPHEAGFPLPNHFSHFPNPSFDRDAGSGPFHHIPGHFSGNRSGSGWPRR from the exons ATGGCGAGGTCGAACGACACTGATCGTGACCATAATCTGGATCGTTTAGTCGATGATCATCCTGATGGTGATGGAGAGCTTCCATATTCTGGCATTAGCTGCTCGATTTGCTTGGATTCGGTGGAAGATAATGGAGTTAGATCCACGGCTAAGCTGCAATGCGGTCATGGATTCCATCTGG ACTGCATTGGTTCAGCGTTTAATATGAAGGGGGCAATGCAATGCCCTAATTGTCGAAAAGTTGAGAAAGGCCAATGGCTGTACGTAACCGGGCCGGTCCGTTCACTTCCTGAGTTGAGCATGGATAACTTGATTACTGATGAAGATGTCTATGGTCTAAGCTTCTCTGAAATG CCATTCCGAGTTCAATGGTGCCCATTGGGTGATTTAGCACAACCTGGTTCATCATTTGA AGAAGTGGAGTCTCCATCGACCATGT TTCAAAACATGCACGGACACCCTCCAATTTTTGCTGATCAGACTGCTATACCTGTGGCTCACTCATATGTCACATATGTTGGTCCAATTCCACCTGCATCCTCTGGACCTACTGATACAGTTGTGGATTCCTCCAGTCGTTCTTGGAATGGTGCATCTAGACGCAGTGAGATCTTTAATCTGCTTGCATCTCCTGCCTTAACTAGCCAATACCCTGGTTGGAGCAGTTATTCCACTCCTCTGCCCCTCCCTGGTGGCCATAGCATTGGTGCTGATCCAAATCCTGTCCCACCTGTAACATTGAGACCTTCGCGTGGGGACGTTGACACTGTGACAATGCCCAGGGCATTAACACAACCATTTGTCTTTCATCATGG ATCTGGTCCTAGAGGTGGGAGCTCACTTGCCACAAGTATTCCTCCTCGTCACCCTCTTGGCAGCGTTCAGAACGGTGAAAGCCACCATGTATTCTATCCCTTTCCTTATCAGCAGCAATCTAACCATCCTCAGGGTATGCCTTCACCTCTAGGCCATGGCATCAGAAGGTTTGATGTTCCAAGGAGCACGCCTATGGCAGTACCAGCACCACCACTACATGTTGACCATAATGGTGGCTTCTATATGGTTCCTCCAAGTTTATCCGCCCGGAATCCTCATGAAGCAGGTTTTCCTTTACCAAATCATTTCTCTCATTTTCCAAACCCCTCATTTGATAGAGACGCAGGTTCGGGACCATTTCATCACATTCCTGGTCACTTTTCTGGAAACAGATCTGGCAGTGGTTGGCCAAGACGCTAA
- the LOC120003849 gene encoding beta-glucosidase 11-like isoform X2, whose translation MAVWKAFSFSWWLVVLVLLINTSLIVNGASAFSRKDFPPGFVFGSGTSAYQVEGAVNEDGRTPSIWDTFTHSGNMGRETGDVACDEYHKYKEDVQLMVKTGLEAYRFSISWSRLIPGGRGPVNPKGLQYYDNLINELVSHGIQPHVTLHHYDLPQTLEDEYGGWLNQKIIKDFTAYADMCFRAFGDRVSYWTTLNEPNIFALGSYGQGITPPGRCSAPFGVNCIKGNSSTEPYLALHHMLLAHASAARLYRKKYQGKQHGFIGLSLYLFGVIPLTNSREDIIATGRAKDFYIGWVANPLFFGDYPDIMKKNVGSRLPAFTDYESELVKDSFDFIGLIHYCNIYVQDNSFSLTLDYRDFMADMATNIISQSAPRNSSLEDTSRIKYLHAYIGAVLDAVRNGSDVRGYFTWSFLDVFELLDGYKSGFGLFYVDLDDPDLKRYPKLSAYWYSNFLKGGSITSYTIIDEKNLSTLTTGHSVL comes from the exons ATGGCTGTGTGGAAGGCGTTTAGCTTCTCTTGGTGGCTTGTTGTGCTTGTACTGTTAATCAATACAAGCCTAATAGTCAATGGTGCTAGTGCGTTTAGCAGAAAGGACTTCCCTCCTGGCTTTGTTTTTGGTTCTGGAACTTCTGCTTATCAG GTTGAAGGAGCAGTGAATGAGGATGGTAGGACTCCAAGCATTTGGGATACCTTCACTCATTCTG GGAATATGGGTAGGGAGACTGGAGACGTAGCATGTGATGAGTACCACAAGTACAAG GAAGATGTCCAACTCATGGTTAAGACTGGCTTAGAAGCCTATAGATTTTCCATATCATGGTCAAGACTTATTCCAG GTGGTAGAGGACCTGTCAATCCAAAGGGCTTACAATACTACGACAACCTCATCAATGAACTTGTTAGTCATG GAATCCAACCTCATGTTACATTACACCACTATGATCTCCCACAGACACTTGAAGATGAGTATGGAGGATGGCTAAATCAAAAGATTAT CAAGGACTTCACAGCTTATGCAGACATGTGCTTCAGAGCTTTTGGCGACAGGGTTTCTTATTGGACCACCTTAAATGAACCCAATATCTTTGCTTTGGGAAGTTATGGCCAAGGTATCACTCCACCTGGAAGATGTTCAGCTCCATTTGGAGTTAACTGCATCAAAGGCAACTCCTCAACTGAGCCATACTTGGCACTTCATCATATGCTGTTAGCACATGCATCAGCTGCAAGATTGTACAGAAAGAAGTATCAG GGGAAGCAACATGGATTTATAGGACTCTCCCTCTATTTGTTCGGGGTCATCCCTTTAACGAACTCAAGGGAGGATATAATTGCGACTGGAAGAGCTAAAGACTTCTATATTGGTTG GGTTGCAAATCCCCTTTTCTTTGGGGACTACCCCGacataatgaagaaaaatgtaggCTCGAGACTTCCAGCCTTCACTGACTATGAATCTGAACTGGTTAAAGATTCATTTGACTTCATAGGACTGATACATTACTGCAATATCTATGTCCAAGACAACTCCTTCAGTTTGACACTGGATTATAGAGATTTTATGGCAGACATGGCGACTAACATTATCA GTCAGAGCGCTCCCCGCAATTCTTCATTGGAGGATACTTCAAGGATAAAATATCTGCATGCATACATTGGGGCTGTGCTAGATGCAGTGAG GAACGGATCAGATGTAAGAGGGTACTTCACATGGTCCTTTCTGGATGTTTTCGAGTTATTGGACGGCTACAAATCTGGTTTTGGCCTATTTTACGTTGACCTCGACGACCCAGACTTGAAAAGATACCCAAAGCTCTCTGCATACTGGTACTCCAATTTTCTGAAGGGAGGAAGCATTACTTCATATACAATTATTGATGAAAAAAACCTATCTACCCTTACTACTGGCCACTCTGTTCTGTGA
- the LOC120003851 gene encoding E3 ubiquitin-protein ligase RFI2-like isoform X2, whose product MARSNDTDRDHNLDRLVDDHPDGDGELPYSGISCSICLDSVEDNGVRSTAKLQCGHGFHLDCIGSAFNMKGAMQCPNCRKVEKGQWLYVTGPVRSLPELSMDNLITDEDVYGLSFSEMPFRVQWCPLGDLAQPGSSFEEVESPSTMFQNMHGHPPIFADQTAIPVAHSYVTYVGPIPPASSGPTDTVVDSSSRSWNGASRRSEIFNLLASPALTSQYPGWSSYSTPLPLPGGHSIGADPNPVPPVTLRPSRGDVDTVTMPRALTQPFVFHHGSGPRGGSSLATSIPPRHPLGSVQNGESHHVFYPFPYQQQSNHPQGMPSPLGHGIRRFDVPRSTPMAVPAPPLHVDHNGGFYMVPPSLSARNPHEADLAVVGQDANLRIPGWILSGFLRTTIQA is encoded by the exons ATGGCGAGGTCGAACGACACTGATCGTGACCATAATCTGGATCGTTTAGTCGATGATCATCCTGATGGTGATGGAGAGCTTCCATATTCTGGCATTAGCTGCTCGATTTGCTTGGATTCGGTGGAAGATAATGGAGTTAGATCCACGGCTAAGCTGCAATGCGGTCATGGATTCCATCTGG ACTGCATTGGTTCAGCGTTTAATATGAAGGGGGCAATGCAATGCCCTAATTGTCGAAAAGTTGAGAAAGGCCAATGGCTGTACGTAACCGGGCCGGTCCGTTCACTTCCTGAGTTGAGCATGGATAACTTGATTACTGATGAAGATGTCTATGGTCTAAGCTTCTCTGAAATG CCATTCCGAGTTCAATGGTGCCCATTGGGTGATTTAGCACAACCTGGTTCATCATTTGA AGAAGTGGAGTCTCCATCGACCATGT TTCAAAACATGCACGGACACCCTCCAATTTTTGCTGATCAGACTGCTATACCTGTGGCTCACTCATATGTCACATATGTTGGTCCAATTCCACCTGCATCCTCTGGACCTACTGATACAGTTGTGGATTCCTCCAGTCGTTCTTGGAATGGTGCATCTAGACGCAGTGAGATCTTTAATCTGCTTGCATCTCCTGCCTTAACTAGCCAATACCCTGGTTGGAGCAGTTATTCCACTCCTCTGCCCCTCCCTGGTGGCCATAGCATTGGTGCTGATCCAAATCCTGTCCCACCTGTAACATTGAGACCTTCGCGTGGGGACGTTGACACTGTGACAATGCCCAGGGCATTAACACAACCATTTGTCTTTCATCATGG ATCTGGTCCTAGAGGTGGGAGCTCACTTGCCACAAGTATTCCTCCTCGTCACCCTCTTGGCAGCGTTCAGAACGGTGAAAGCCACCATGTATTCTATCCCTTTCCTTATCAGCAGCAATCTAACCATCCTCAGGGTATGCCTTCACCTCTAGGCCATGGCATCAGAAGGTTTGATGTTCCAAGGAGCACGCCTATGGCAGTACCAGCACCACCACTACATGTTGACCATAATGGTGGCTTCTATATGGTTCCTCCAAGTTTATCCGCCCGGAATCCTCATGAAGCAG ATCTGGCAGTGGTTGGCCAAGACGCTAATCTTCGAATCCCGGGCTGGATTTTATCTGGTTTCTTGCGAACCACAATACAGGCGTGA